TAGAAAGTTCAGAAATTTCTAATATCGTTACTTATTTGCCcttctaaaattttaaaaaatcccTTTCCTATCATACATAGCtcccaaaaataattaaaaaattataatcatcACCCTTCACAAGAGTGTTAGACTTACCAAAAATGTTAATTCAAAGGTAATTTTCACTATAAATTTTAAGCgcaatttaaattaaaaaaaagtatattTACCATAGGAGAGTATGAATTTTTAAGATGGACATATTTATTGGTTTTAAACTCTACTATTATCGTGCTATCGTAAATTGACGCCCTAACTCTAGGGTCCTGACTCCGCCATTGGCATGTTCCGAACGGAACTCTAATGGAGACTTTATCAATTCCACAGAAATTGCTGCATGGGACATGAATTTCGAGGTCTTCGCCGTTACACTGCAGTAAATTACTTGAGGTCCCGGTCTTTACATTTCTTTAACAGCCATCAACTTCTGCTGTCCTAATCCTTACACAAATTGCGGCGGCACTTGAATGTTCCGCGGGGCAGATTGAACTCCGATCGAAACTTCATCAACTTCTTCTGCAAGACTTGCCGCATAGACTTCATTAGCGAATCAGCTTCTTGGTTTACAAATTACTGAGGTCTTGCTCATTACAGGTCTTGAACAGCCATCAATTTTTGTCCTTACCCTTACCAATCGCGGAGCACAAGAGTGTTCGACGGGGAAGAATGAACTCCGGCAGTTTATCAACTTCTCCGACTGGACTTGCTGCATAGACTTCGATGGCATCTTCTTGTTCAACTAAAGTGATTCTGGGATGTGCTGATGCACCACTAGCTATACTGGGATGTAATCTGGATAGATACTTTGTGTTTATTGAATCATGTCCCCGTGAAGTATCCTTTGCTTTTGATGAGGACAATAGACGGGTTTGCCATCCCCATCTGTTGtacttttctttattatttaccTAAAAAAATCAAGTTGAATTATACCCTTAACTCGTGTTTATTTTGAACGTTGCATTCAAAACTCCAATTTTTGGATACATTGCATCACCTGATTTGATATTAGTGTAGTCATATATAGATGTTTCCAAATGTGAAAGATGcaaacattttttattttaagacaccTCACCGCTTTtcaatatattatattattttttagtttCATATTTCTTCAATTACTTAAATATAAGATAAACTGCAAGAGCATAAGGTACAAATGTCTAAGTAAGAAATAGTGCATAATTTCAGGATAGGTTTCATTAGAAGAAAAGGGGAATAAAGTTGTTTCTAAATAGACCATTCACTAAAGAGTATCACATATAACTAATTCTTAATAGTTTGATAAAGAGTATCACAAATACTTCCTACGTCTGCCCCAAAACCAACGCTCACGCATGCCAACCGAGCTTCTGATTGCCCATCAATCTAGGGCATAATTTTGCCAGAGTTTCTAGGACCAAAACGATGGAAATTTGGTCATAATTAACTCAGCTTTCCGAACTGAAATCTATAAATAGCTAGCTGGTATTCTGAATGGAAGCAGTGTGGCTTCCCATTCAAATCTTTTGCACCATAATTTATTGGCTTTATACTCTCAGATTCTTCCATTCACTTGTTTCTTTGAGCTCTTAATCAAACAATGGCTTGGACATTCAATTCTATGCTGGTTACTGCCGCATTCTTACTGCTGGCGATGTTGGCTTCTCAAGCTACGGCCCGCAGCTTGGATGAAGCCTCATTGACTGAAAAGCACGAGCAGTGGATGGTTGAACACGGACGGGTTTACAAGGATGAGGCAGAGAAGGCAAAGCgattcaagattttcaaggaaACTGTGGAGTACATTGAGGCCTTCAACAAGGCTGGGAACAAGTCTTACGTGTTGGGCATTAACCGATTTGCTGACCTGACAAACGAAGAGTTCCTATCAGCCAGCACTGGGTACAACTACAAACCAAGGAAAGACGTATCTCAAGGAACTTCATTCAGGTATGCAGATGTCAGTGACGCTCCGCCTTCCACGGACTGGAGACAGAAAGGTGCTGTCACTGGAGTCAAGGACCAGGCAGCTTGTGGTAAGTCCAATATTTGACCACCATTAGTATATGCTTTCCATGCCAAAATGTCTATATGAAGTTGGGCTAATTAGGATGAAAAACCCCTTTGGATAATGAAAATGCAGGATGTTGTTGGGCATTTTCAGCTGTTGCAGCCGTAGAAGGAATTCATAAACTCAAAGCCGGTCAGCTAACCTCGCTGTCTGAGCAACAGCTTGTTGACTGTGATACCAGTAGTAATCATGGCTGCAGTGGAGGTCGCATGGATGAAGCATTTAATTTCATTGCTAGCAATGGCCTCGCCACTGAATCCGAGTACCCATATCAAGGAGCTGATGGCACTTGCAATAACGACCAAGGAGCTGTCCGGATCACAAGTTATGAAGATGTCCCTCAGAATAACGAGGATGCTCTTCTGCAGGCCGTGTCTAAACAACCCGTATCAGTTGGCATTGAAGGCAGCGGCATGGACTTCAAAAACTATCAAAGCGGCGTTTTCTCCGGCGATTGTGGGAATAACTTGGACCATGCCGTGACACTAGTTGGATACGGTACAAGTGAGGATGGAACCAAGTATTGGTTGGTTAAGAATTCCTGGGGAACTAGCTGGGGTGAGGATGGGTACATGCGCCTTCAGAGAGACACTGGTGCTCCAGAAGGCCTTTGTGGCATCGCCAGCCAGGCTTCTTATCCCACTGCTTAGAATagtttaaatgttgaaataattgcTGGTGCTTCATTAATTAGAAAGCAATTCTGCTTTTTCTATATATCACGGTCTGATGTTATAAGCATGAAACTAGCATCTTGTCTTGTGATGCAGTGCCTTTTATTACGTATCTCATATAGCCTTTATCAGCTTAACATGTattgtttcttgtttttgcCTGAATAAATGGTGTTTGGTCTCTTTAGTGAAGTATgatcttcttctttatttattattttttttttggaggaatagtctttttttttttttttggtgctgcCCATATATGCTGAGAAAAGAAATATTACCAGTCTAACTGGAAAGGAAGAATTCATAATAACGGGAAAGAATTCTTGAGTAACCAATAATCGCGCAAGTCAGAAGAGTTGGTGCATAAGAACTCGCTAGACTATCCTAACAAAATACCTTGATAAATATCGTGTTGCTCGCGTATATATAAATTTGGACAAGGACTCAATACAATTGTGTTTTTGTACGGTTTGGTCCGTTCAGTGTACATGTTTAAATTTGTAGTGTACACATACATCATAATATTGTACTATgttgaatattttattcatatatattaattttatcTTGAATACAATAATGTAATGTAATTACGCatcaaataatataataaatacAATAACCGGACTGAACTGTACCTGACTGCACTAGCCCTCTCCATATAATTCACTAGAGTCGGTGCTTAAGAAAACAACCACACAGATAAATTCCTCATAAACTTCTTAAGTGCATCACATGTGTGTAGTGATTTTTTAAACACTAGTAGTTATAAATGCATCACATATGTGAATGATTTGAATcccaaatttgaatttatattaTATGGCATGATCTAAATATGCTAGTGTAAAAAAAATGTTCACTGacagtatataaaaaatttactcTTTAACTAATATGTTGTTGAAGTTTTCCTTGCCTTGACAAAAAAATTAGGAAGAAAGGTGAATATGCTATTATGAAAAAATTTGTACACTAACAATGTATTAAAAACTTACCCTTTAACTAATATGCTATTGAATTTTTCCTTGCCCTGAGATAAAGTAGCAAGAAGGGTGAATCTtctagtgtaaaaaaaaaaaaaattatatactgACAATGCATTGCATCAAAAAACTTACTTTGTAACTAATATGTAACTTGAGTTTTTTCCCTACCTTAAAAAAATTAGCAAGAAGGGTGAATCTTCtagtgtaaaaagaaaaaaaaattgttcactgatagtgtataaaaAACTTACTCTTTAActaatattttcttgaatttttccttGCCTTTGAAAAAATTAGCAAGAAGGATGAGGTTTAAGATTcaatgtataaaaacttactctTTAACTAAtatgtttttgaatttttcccctaccttaagaaaaaaaattagcaagAAGGGTAAACCtattaatgtaaaaaaaaataaaaaatacacaCTGAtagcaatgttttaaaacccgGACCGTCAATTGAACCGgcgaagtgaaagggtcgaggttcaaccggtcggaccggttcaacctcggttcaatgaatttttttaaaaataatttatataaatatatatatgcacaaaataagacatgcaatagactaatttaaaactttatatgatgaaaagtttactatttttgaataacttggattttcaaaaataaattttttaaattataagttaaaacaaataaatttcatttcaatttcaattatatctaccaaaataatcttaaatctatccaaaaaatatcacaatattttgaaattatacaaaattcacgtctatgaggaTTTGACATTGTaaacttaaattttaaatttatgcctctgggatttagagattgcaatttaaaaaagaaagtttggagttcgaaggaagtcaagagaatcgaaaatagaaatgcaaacttgataagaaacaaaaaatgagataaaagtgagtggttgtagcattaaataatttgggttaaaaaaataattcttttttaacttttttcaaatttGTGTTTTCAATTCGGCCATTTGACTTTCTCACTCAGTCCATATtcattggaaagaaaaaaaattctccatATTCACATTTTTTGTCCACTAGAAAATTGTTATTAGCgcccaattatttatcaatgttcccttatttaatatttatttaccAGTCAGTTAGGTAACAATATCCTTATTCAATGTTACTACCTACGATATTGTTTTGAGATTGtaattgaaattaaaatttttaagtattttgtttattcacacaaattaaaaaaaaaaatcaaggagtCATGATGTAAAGTACGAATGTGTACAatgtaattataaatattttttaaaataataattacttatcaatttttttcctaaatactTGTCTACAATGTCAATTGAGCAAGAATATCCCTACTCAATCTTTCTATCTATTATTGCATTTCAACCATTATTTTATTGTGAGATTGTAACTGAAATTAAAAGTCtaagtatttttatttattttcacaaaTTAAAAAATCAAGGGGATTACATTAATAATCAAGGGGAGTACATTAACAAACATAGATATACCAACAATATATTTGTGATGTAAAGCACAAGTGTTTTTGatgtaattaaaatttttgaaaacaatAACTTATCTAAACAATTCAATTTAGTTACCAAATtagattgtcattttttttaattttttattttttcacaaatttatttcttgattatttttattctacacATATTAAATCGTTGTCGTacattttctacaaaaatttaaaaaataatttgaaaaagctATTTTATTAAAGGATTTTTTTAACGGTTGTCCTAACACATTTAATACACctaatttattatatatatacatatactaacaattattactatctttgcatttatatatgttttatatACAAAGAAATAAGTTTGATGTATCTTAGGTTTAGGgtgtttttagtttttcatttAATAAGTTAAGTAGATATTTGCACAAAATAATCATGTCCGCTGCCTATGGCTCAGTGGTAAGGGCTTCTTATAACAAACACAAGGTTTGGTGTTTGACTCTTGGCAGCTACAATTTggaatttcattttgaaaagtttcaaaAACCGCCGGTTCACGGTCTAAGCGGGTTTTTCCGGTTCGTCCGAGTCATCCGGTTTCCAGCGGTTCTTGACTACTCTCCGGGTTTAGCTCTAGACCGGACCGTTGGCCTGTCCGGTTCGCGGTCCAACCGgttgaaccggccggtccggtccggttctgaaaacactGACTGATAGTACATAAAAAAAACTTAGGCCTTTTTTGAAAACCCCAATTTAGCATTTAAAGTTAATGAATTTAGATATTAACATATTCAAATGTATTtgataacaagaaaaaaaattatagtttttaaGCATTTTTAGCAAACTCTCGATTACATCTAGTTGTCTGGGCTTGGAGAGTATGCCCGACAGTCTTGATTTAGTTAGCCAAGTAGTTACAGTTACAATATGTTATGGATCTGCCAACGTAATAATGGAGACTAGTTAAGGGGTTAAGATTTTGAGTCTTTGATTTTCTTCCGTTACCTTACAATTCATTGTGTAAAATTATCTCCATAAGTGTTCCTCAAATCGGTTGTTTTCAGCTAATTGGTACCACAATCATGCAATGTTTTCAGAATTGGACTGCACTGCAAACCGGACATTTCAACGGTCCGGTCTAATGCTAAAACCGGAGATTAATGAAAAATCGTTAGAAACCAAGTGAACTGGACAAACTGTGAAAAATCGTTTAGACAATGAACCGgcggttttgaaaattttcaaatgaaaacaaTTTCAAGAATGCAACCACTAAGATTTGAACCCTAATCCTCGTTTAGACAGTGAACCGgcagttttaaaaattttcaaatgaaaacaaTTTCAAGAATGCAACCACTAAGATTTGAACCGTAATCCTTAAGGCAACAAGAAGGATTTCTTACCGTTAGACTACAACCACAGGACAAACGTATTTTGTGTATAAATCTACTTAACTTATTTagtgaaaaactaaaaattaaattaaaaaagagaaaccCCAGCACTAGCGACTAAGACACGTCGGCTCttatttctttgttttgctTTACTTCCTCATCGGCTCATCCTCCTCTATCTTCTTTTCCCTCTTCTCCTTTTAGCCTTTCGGCCATGAATTGAACTATTTTTGTATGATTTCTTTGGCTCAGTTGCAGAGTTGCAGTTCGTGTAATGCACAGgtaaattttgaaggaaatctAAAGAAGCACTAATCTAGTAATCtagtttcttttttattttattttatttttttacatgaATTCGTCCTTTTTTGTCTATTTTTGTTTATAGATAAAGATAACTCGAAGCCAGGCAATCATCATTGACTGGGGTTTGTTTTGTTGGCAGTGCCATTGACCAATCCAGTGAAGGTCTTCAAGGTATGAATTTATtccattagtttttttttttaattttagtttcattttataactattatttctttcttcgattttttttttttaaaaatctctGGTTTGTACCCTTTTTGCTTTGTTGGGggagtacaagtacaaaataggtggtttttttttttaattgatgcagacagtccaacttggtttagAAATTTTGGTTATGTTTATCATTCCATTTCATGtatatattttagaaattttattattatctcaacttaaatttagttttaaattGTGTTGATGAATGCATTTTAAGGACTTAAGTTATCAATAACTATGTTGGATTGTGCATGAGTCGTCAAGTTCAAGTGTAGAGTGACGACCTGTGACTGTGAGTGCTTAGTACTGAAGTtgcaagcatatatatatatatatatatatatatatatcaatgaACCGATAAATCGGTCGGTCGGACCGTGAACTGCTCCCTTCTCCGATTCACTGGCCAGTCCGAGTTTAGAAACATTGCAATTATGCAAGAGAgtatgaattaaaataaaattttcggCTGTGACTTCCACAGTTAGACTAACCTAGTCTACACAATACACAAAGGAGGAGTCCACTATGTGGTGCCAGTACATATTTGCCATTTTTTAAACTTCTTGTAATATCTTCACTAGTAAGAGTATTTACCTTTTCTACACATACAGAAATAATAATTTCAAGg
The Coffea arabica cultivar ET-39 chromosome 6c, Coffea Arabica ET-39 HiFi, whole genome shotgun sequence genome window above contains:
- the LOC140008507 gene encoding senescence-specific cysteine protease SAG39-like is translated as MAWTFNSMLVTAAFLLLAMLASQATARSLDEASLTEKHEQWMVEHGRVYKDEAEKAKRFKIFKETVEYIEAFNKAGNKSYVLGINRFADLTNEEFLSASTGYNYKPRKDVSQGTSFRYADVSDAPPSTDWRQKGAVTGVKDQAACGCCWAFSAVAAVEGIHKLKAGQLTSLSEQQLVDCDTSSNHGCSGGRMDEAFNFIASNGLATESEYPYQGADGTCNNDQGAVRITSYEDVPQNNEDALLQAVSKQPVSVGIEGSGMDFKNYQSGVFSGDCGNNLDHAVTLVGYGTSEDGTKYWLVKNSWGTSWGEDGYMRLQRDTGAPEGLCGIASQASYPTA